The nucleotide window ACTGCAACAAGCACAGAACGCGCATGACCTGGAAGCGCTTTTAGCCTGCTTTGCACCTAACTTTCAGGGCAATCATCCACTTCATCCTGAGAGAGGTTTCGAGGGAATTGAGGATGTCCCTAAGAATTGGTCTGTCATATTCCACAACATCCCAGACTTTCACTCAGAGTTGCTCCGTTTGGCAGTTGAGGGTGACACGACCTGGGCTGAGTGGTACTGGTTTGGTGCGAACCGTTCGCTTTAAATGAGTTTATGACTC belongs to Coleofasciculaceae cyanobacterium and includes:
- a CDS encoding nuclear transport factor 2 family protein; translation: MKSNQSVVIERLQQAQNAHDLEALLACFAPNFQGNHPLHPERGFEGIEDVPKNWSVIFHNIPDFHSELLRLAVEGDTTWAEWYWFGANRSL